TACAGAATCCGTAACATCCCATGTCTGAGAACCGCTGTAACCTCCCTGTGATGGATTGGAATCAAGGTAACCGTTGTTGAATGTATATATCCCGTTTTCGCTTGCAAGATGGACTGCTGAAAGATATGCTGCCGGATCTTCACTGAATTCTTCAGGAAGATCTGTTGTATCAAAGGAGGTTTTGCCTTCGTATGTCTTTCCATCATCTTCAACATAATAGGAATGAACATCATGTCCCTGATTAACCCAGTAATACACCTCGTCATTATCTCCGTCATTGTATGCCACAACAAGCGTCAGGATTTTAATTCTCCCGTCAAATGTACCAGTATATCCCGGAGCCTTATCAGTGCTTACGTATGCTGTTACATCTCCTGATTTAATTGCATCTGCAACATCATACCACATCAGATAGTCACTTGAAACGCGGTTACAGTGTCCGTTTACTTCTACAGGGGTTGTTCCGCCATCCATCTCAAATACATATTCCCTGTCCAGTATTTCAGTACCCAGGATTCTGGTCCCTTCTCCGCCGTTGAAGCTGACCTCGGCAATACCCTCATAATTCTTCTGCATATTGCCGCAGTAAACTACAACATAGAGGCGGGCCCATTCAATGTTATCAAATTCCGGAATGCTGAACTCTTTTTCTATGCTGTTTGGCTGCCCGGATGAGCCTGCGGGACCATGCAGGGAATCAAACCATAGTCCGCCGGAAACAACACCGTCATGTATTGTTTCAGGAGGTTTACCGCCCACATAACTGTCAGCAGAGACTGCCTGAGGGAATAAGAGAAGTGTGGCAAAAAAAACAGAAAATAATAAAATTATTTTTGAATTCTGTATCTCACGTGAATTTCCGAATTTGTGGGAATGACTTGTTTTTTCACTTTCTGCTTTGATATCCCGGGTCATATTACACACATCACCTTACAGAGCGGATTGCTTCAACGGGGTTTAGCCTTGATGCCTTTATTGCAGGATAAATGCCTGAGGCAATTGCAAGGAAGACGGCTATTATTATTCCGGCAGCGAGCAGCTCAGGAGTTATCAGGGTGATGTCAGTTTCTGCAAACCCTGAAAAACCCTCACCCATCTGTGAGATGACAAATGGTTTTCCAATTGTGTTAATTCCGGCAGATAGAATAATTCCGGCAACATCTCCGAGAATTCCGCCTATTATTCCGATGTACAGGCACTCAAGGAGAATGAGTAATATGACATCCCTGTGCGAAGCTCCGACTGCCATAGTTATCCCAATCTCCCGTGTTCTCTCAAATACTGATATAACCATTGTGTTGATGATCATAAGGGCACCAATAATCAGTGAAATTCCTGTAAAAAACGAGAGGACAAGAATAACCGTATCCATCAGCCTGTTTACCGATTCAATCTCTTCAAATGAACCTGTGACTCCAAGGCCCATCTCTTTTATACTGTCTGCAACAGGGAATACATCTTCAGGTGAAACGGCTCTTGCATAGACAGAATCATAATAATCACCGGACTCTATAATCTCATGGAGAGTATTCCTGTCCATAATAACCAGATTGTCAGTATCATCACCTCTCTCCCGAAGTATTCCTGCAACAGTCAGCTCTTCTTTTAGATCTTCAGGCATTCCTGATTCATCATATCCTCTTATAAGAACAGTGAAAGTATCCCCATATCTTATTCCTTCGTACCGCCTTAACTTTTCAGCAATATCACTTCCAAGAATAACTTCATAACTATTCTCTTTATAAATCTCCCCACTCTGGAATTCCGGTGAAAAAAGTTCTTTAAAGCCTCCCGGATCTATGCCGGTCACACTCAGATATGTCTGCCTTTC
The sequence above is a segment of the Methanoplanus limicola DSM 2279 genome. Coding sequences within it:
- a CDS encoding ABC transporter permease — encoded protein: MSRIADFAVISARQVLRKRARLFLTALGIAIGVAAVIGIVSLGEGIRYQSVEMIKDQSDLTFIEITGDMRGGTIIPLTDSKLSAISSVPGISYSEPVLKGSFASERQTYLSVTGIDPGGFKELFSPEFQSGEIYKENSYEVILGSDIAEKLRRYEGIRYGDTFTVLIRGYDESGMPEDLKEELTVAGILRERGDDTDNLVIMDRNTLHEIIESGDYYDSVYARAVSPEDVFPVADSIKEMGLGVTGSFEEIESVNRLMDTVILVLSFFTGISLIIGALMIINTMVISVFERTREIGITMAVGASHRDVILLILLECLYIGIIGGILGDVAGIILSAGINTIGKPFVISQMGEGFSGFAETDITLITPELLAAGIIIAVFLAIASGIYPAIKASRLNPVEAIRSVR